One Cucurbita pepo subsp. pepo cultivar mu-cu-16 chromosome LG11, ASM280686v2, whole genome shotgun sequence DNA window includes the following coding sequences:
- the LOC111804948 gene encoding mediator of RNA polymerase II transcription subunit 22b-like, with the protein MNKGIGGGTGPTAAAAAAAAQKQKLLLQRVETDIANIVDNFTHLVNVSRVNDPPVRNSQESFMMEMRASRMVQAADSLLKLVSELKQTAIFSGFASLNDHVEQRIVEFNQQAEQTDRVLSKIGEEAAVGLKELESHYYSSTQRTSQNSLT; encoded by the exons atgaacaAAGGCATTGGTGGTGGAACTGGCCCCACCGCTGCGGCTGCTGCGGCGGCAGCTCAGAAACAGAAACTGCTTCTTCAGAGAGTCGAAACCGATATAGCCAACATTGTCGACAATTTCACCCATCTTGTCAACGTCTCAAGG GTGAACGATCCACCTGTTAGGAATTCACAGGAATCTTTCATGATGGAAATGCGTGCGTCCAGAATG GTTCAGGCAGCTGATTCTCTGCTTAAGTTGGTTTCAGAACTTAAGCAGACAGCAATCTTTTCTGGATTTGCTTCACTAAACGACCACGTGGAGCAAAGAATCGTGGAATTCAATCAGCAGGCGGAGCAGACCGACCGTGTCCTATCTAAAATTGGTGAAGAAGCTGCCGTAGGGCTTAAGGAGCTTGAATCTCATTATTATTCTTCAACACAGAGGACTAGTCAGAACAGCCTGACATGA
- the LOC111804974 gene encoding putative inactive cadmium/zinc-transporting ATPase HMA3: MVGEVAMEKNMKVTRENKFERSHFDVLGICCSSEVPLIENILKPLEGIKQISVIVPTRTLIVVHDSLLVSQLQIAKALNEARLEANVQLKGKGISKKKWPSPFAIASGLLLTASFLKYVYHPLRWLAVAAVAAGIFPILLKAISAVRHLRIDVNILAIIAVVGTISMNDYMEAGSIVFLFSIAEWLESRASHKANAAMWSLMSLAPQKATIAETGEVVEVKEVKLKSVLAVKGGEVIPIDGIVVDGKCDVDEKSLTGETFPVPKLKGSLVWAGTINLNGYISVQTTVVAEDCVVAKMAEFVEEAQNNKSKTQRFIDECAKYYTPAVVVISACVAAIPAALRVHNLTHWFHLALVVLVSACPCALILSTPVAAFCALTKAAMAGVLIKGSDHLEVLAKIKVVAFDKTGTITRGEFVVTNFEALRDDISFHTLLHWVSSIESKSSHPMAAALVNHAKLLSIDIKPEKVEEFENFPGEGVRGKIDGKDIYIGSTKIAARAGCSSAMKLEEEMKQGQTLGYVFCGEMAVGSFGLSDSCRSGAKEGMEELKSFGIKTAMLTGDCNAAAMHAQQQLENAVDVIHSELLPKEKANVIKEFKRDYGATAMVGDGLNDTPALATADIGISMGISGSPLATQTGNVILMSNDITKIPQAIKLARKSHAKVVQNVILSITTKIAILGLAIAGHPLVWAAVLADVGTCLLVILNSMLLLRGSDHKHGNKCCKSSKLCSTKHGRCDGSNTRPSHHHHHDHHHHDHRCHVVDDKSPSRDNHNRDCGDKFHHNHSNNGNCSKKVGEPNCNCHSHHHVAIDIHEGTRE, from the exons ATGGTGGGTGAGGTGGCAATGGAGAAGAATATGAAAGTAACAAGAGagaacaaatttgaaagaagCCATTTTGATGTGTTGGGAATTTGCTGTTCTTCAGAAGTCCCTCTCATTGAAAACATCCTCAAACCCCTCGAAGGAATCAAACAAATCTCTGTTATTGTCCCAACAAGAACTCTCATTGTCGTACATGATTCCCTCCTTGTTTCTCAGCTTCAAATCG CGAAAGCACTAAATGAAGCAAGATTGGAGGCAAATGTACAATTAAAAGGAAAGGGAATTAGCAAGAAGAAATGGCCAAGTCCTTTTGCAATAGCCAGTGGGTTGCTTCTAACAGCATCCTTTTTGAAGTATGTCTACCACCCATTGCGGTGGCTGGCCGTCGCAGCGGTGGCCGCCGGCATCTTCCCCATTCTCCTAAAAGCCATTTCCGCCGTTCGCCATCTCAGGATCGATGTCAACATTCTTGCCATTATTGCTG TGGTGGGGACAATCAGTATGAATGATTACATGGAAGCTGGGAGCAtagtgtttttgttttccattgCTGAATGGCTTGAGTCAAGAGCAAGCCACAAG GCCAATGCTGCAATGTGGTCGCTGATGAGCCTGGCCCCTCAGAAGGCCACCATAGCTGAAACAGGAGAGGTTGTGGAGGTAAAAGAGGTGAAATTGAAGAGTGTGTTGGCAGTGAAGGGTGGTGAAGTTATTCCCATTGATGGCATTGTTGTGGATGGAAAATGTGATGTTGATGAGAAATCTTTGACTGGAGAGACTTTCCCAGTTCCCAAACTTAAAGGTTCTCTCGTTTGGGCTGGTACCATCAACTTAAATG GTTATATTAGTGTTCAAACCACTGTTGTTGCTGAGGACTGCGTGGTGGCAAAGATGGCTGAGTTTGTAGAAGAAGCTCAAAACAACAAATCAAAAACTCAGAGATTCATTGATGAATGTGCCAAATATTACACTCCAG CTGTAGTTGTCATATCAGCTTGTGTAGCAGCCATTCCAGCTGCACTGAGAGTTCACAATCTCACCCATTGGTTTCACTTAGCTCTGGTGGTCTTAGTGAGTGCCTGTCCCTGTGCCCTTATCCTCTCCAC CCCGGTCGCCGCCTTCTGCGCCCTCACCAAGGCCGCCATGGCCGGTGTTCTCATCAAAGGCAGCGACCACCTTGAAGTTCTTGCAAAGATTAAGGTTGTAGCCTTCGACAAGACTGGCACAATCACTAGAGGTGAATTTGTGGTGACAAATTTTGAAGCTCTACGAGATGATATCAGCTTCCACACCTTACTTCATTG GGTTTCGAGCATTGAGAGCAAATCAAGCCATCCAATGGCAGCTGCCCTTGTCAACCATGCAAAGCTGCTTTCTATTGATATTAAACCTGAAAAAGTTGAGGAATTTGAGAACTTTCCTGGAGAAGGTGTTCGTGGGAAGATTGATGGGAAGGATATTTACATTGGAAGTACAAAAATTGCTGCCCGAGCTGGCTGCTCGTCAG CTATGAAGTTAGAGGAGGAAATGAAACAAGGCCAAACCCTTGGATATGTATTTTGTGGGGAGATGGCTGTCGGATCCTTTGGTCTTTCGGATTCTTGTCGGTCAGGAGCTAAAGAAGGCATGGAGGAGCTCAAGAGTTTTGGCATTAAAACAGCTATGCTCACTGGGGACTGTAATGCAGCCGCCATGCACGCCCAACAACAG CTGGAGAACGCGGTTGATGTGATCCATTCAGAGCTTCTTCCAAAGGAGAAAGCAAATGTgataaaagaattcaaaagggATTATGGAGCAACCGCCATGGTTGGCGATGGCTTAAATGATACCCCAGCATTAGCCACAGCTGATATTGGCATATCAATGGGCATTTCTGGTTCACCTCTCGCTACTCAAACTGGGAATGTCATCTTAATGTCAAATGACATCACAAAAATCCCACAAGCCATCAAATTAGCAAGGAAATCTCATGCAAAAGTTGTTCAAAATGTCATTTTGTCAATCACTACCAAGATTGCAATCCTTGGCTTGGCCATCGCCGGACATCCGCTCGTTTGGGCGGCCGTTCTCGCCGATGTCGGTACCTGCCTATTGGTCATCTTGAACAGCATGCTTCTCTTGAGAGGAAGTGATCATAAACATGGGAACAAATGTTGCAAATCTTCCAAGCTGTGTTCGACCAAACATGGACGATGTGATGGCAGTAACACTCGACcgtctcatcatcatcatcacgATCATCATCACCATGATCATCGATGCCATGTCGTCGATGATAAATCGCCTAGTCGAGATAATCACAATCGAGATTGTGGGGATAAATTTCATCACAATCATTCAAATAATGGGAATTGTTCAAAGAAAGTGGGTGAACCCAATTGTAATTGCCACTCACATCATCACGTAGCGATTGACATTCATGAAGGTACGAGAGAGTAG